The following proteins come from a genomic window of Prionailurus viverrinus isolate Anna chromosome D1, UM_Priviv_1.0, whole genome shotgun sequence:
- the LOC125177090 gene encoding folate receptor alpha-like isoform X1 — protein sequence MAQLVTTELLLLLAGVAAVWAARPRTELLNVCMDAKHHKEKPSPEDELHEQCSPWKKNSCCFANTSREAHKDISYLYRFNWDHCGQMAPACKQHFIQDTCLYECSPNLGPWIQQVNQSWRKERILNVPLCKEDCQQWWEDCRTSYTCKSNWHKGWNWSSGHNRCPVGAACHHFHFYFPTPAALCEGIWSHSYKLSNYSRGSGRCIQMWFDPAQGNPNEEVARFYALAMSAGAMPHGIGLLLLSLVPMLQLWLLS from the exons ATGGCCCAGCTGGTGACAACAGAGTTGCTGCTCCTTCTGGCGGGGGTGGCCGCAGTGTGGGCAGCCCGGCCCAGGACTGAGCTTCTCAATGTCTGTATGGATGCCAAGCACCACAAGGAAAAGCCAAGCCCAGAAGACGAGCTGCATGAGCAG TGCAGCCCCTGGAAGAAGAATTCCTGCTGCTTTGCCAACACCAGCCGGGAAGCCCATAAGGACATTTCCTACCTGTACAGATTCAACTGGGACCACTGTGGACAGATGGCACCCGCCTGCAAACAGCACTTCATCCAGGACACCTGCCTCTATGAGTGCTCCCCCAACCTGGGGCCCTGGATCCAGCAG GTGAACCAGAGCTGGCGCAAAGAACGCATCCTGAACGTGCCCCTGTGCAAGGAGGACTGTCAGCAATGGTGGGAGGACTGTCGCACGTCCTACACCTGCAAGAGCAACTGGCACAAGGGCTGGAACTGGAGCTCAG GGCATAACCGGTGCCCAGTGGGAGCTGCCTGCCAccacttccatttctatttccccACGCCCGCAGCCCTGTGTGAGGGCATCTGGAGCCACTCCTACAAACTCAGCAACTACAGCCGAGGGAGCGGCCGCTGCATCCAGATGTGGTTCGACCCGGCCCAGGGCAACCCCAACGAGGAGGTGGCCAGGTTCTATGCCTTGGCCATGAGTGCGGGAGCCATGCCCCATGGGATTGGGCTTCTCCTGCTCAGCCTGGTCCCCATGCTGCAActctggttgctcagctga
- the LOC125177090 gene encoding folate receptor beta-like isoform X2: MSRFNWDHCGQMAPACKQHFIQDTCLYECSPNLGPWIQQVNQSWRKERILNVPLCKEDCQQWWEDCRTSYTCKSNWHKGWNWSSGHNRCPVGAACHHFHFYFPTPAALCEGIWSHSYKLSNYSRGSGRCIQMWFDPAQGNPNEEVARFYALAMSAGAMPHGIGLLLLSLVPMLQLWLLS; encoded by the exons ATGAGCAG ATTCAACTGGGACCACTGTGGACAGATGGCACCCGCCTGCAAACAGCACTTCATCCAGGACACCTGCCTCTATGAGTGCTCCCCCAACCTGGGGCCCTGGATCCAGCAG GTGAACCAGAGCTGGCGCAAAGAACGCATCCTGAACGTGCCCCTGTGCAAGGAGGACTGTCAGCAATGGTGGGAGGACTGTCGCACGTCCTACACCTGCAAGAGCAACTGGCACAAGGGCTGGAACTGGAGCTCAG GGCATAACCGGTGCCCAGTGGGAGCTGCCTGCCAccacttccatttctatttccccACGCCCGCAGCCCTGTGTGAGGGCATCTGGAGCCACTCCTACAAACTCAGCAACTACAGCCGAGGGAGCGGCCGCTGCATCCAGATGTGGTTCGACCCGGCCCAGGGCAACCCCAACGAGGAGGTGGCCAGGTTCTATGCCTTGGCCATGAGTGCGGGAGCCATGCCCCATGGGATTGGGCTTCTCCTGCTCAGCCTGGTCCCCATGCTGCAActctggttgctcagctga